The following are encoded together in the Leucoraja erinacea ecotype New England chromosome 13, Leri_hhj_1, whole genome shotgun sequence genome:
- the LOC129702745 gene encoding T-cell surface antigen CD2-like gives MICYQKYSRQLTLFLLLTAGVFCRASSTNANVVNAELGERAILVAQDRFSDTNHEIKWMKINNTVARYKDSPKVYGQFQGRVEISNDGTLTFPSATKTDEGTYSWEIFNTDGIKIFTGEVTLNLYVRVSKPVLNVICKSPKEVNITCFVANGTKIHITLHGDSMIQTVQGSYLEKKFSFRKTGNKNYSCIAKNEISEAKSVEEVNCDENKWYKNYQIIMLAGIIALGMIMLFLFICLIIKCCRSQTKKHASKPYPYRGELTEERELDYVNQSKPPRSNLRETHTEYSSPHPQPKPRKSTERGERMREGERACSEERKQGGRNRPREGGVRTGGTTPRVNTYGGKTPQRGDGPPKTVAKEPRGRRGPVPIPPE, from the exons ATGATTTGTTATCAAAAATATTCAAGACAGCTGACCCTATTTTTACTACTAACTGCAG GAGTGTTTTGTAGAGCAAGTAGCACAAATGCAAACGTGGTGAACGCTGAACTGGGGGAACGAGCTATTTTAGTTGCTCAGGATCGATTCTCCGACACCAATCACGAAATTAAATGGATGAAAATAAACAATACTGTTGCCCGGTACAAGGACAGCCCCAAGGTGTACGGACAGTTTCAAGGAAGAGTGGAGATATCCAATGACGGCACCCTGACATTTCCCTCCGCAACCAAAACTGATGAAGGAACGTACAGCTGGGAAATATTTAATACAGATGGAATAAAAATATTTACCGGAGAGGTTACCTTGAATTTATATG TGAGAGTCTCCAAGCCTGTGCTGAATGTCATCTGTAAGTCTCCAAAAGAAGTCAACATTACGTGCTTTGTAGCGAATGGAACAAAAATCCACATCACATTACACGGTGACTCGATGATCCAAACAGTCCAGGGCTCTTATTTGGAGAAGAAATTTTCTTTTAGAAAGACTGGGAATAAGAACTATTCTTGCATTGCGAAAAATGAAATCAGCGAAGCTAAGAGTGTGGAAGAGGTTAACTGTGACG AAAATAAATGGTATAAGAATTACCAAATTATTATGCTGGCAGGAATAATTGCGCTGGGAATGATCATGCTTTTCCTCTTCATTTGTTTAATTATAAAATGTTGCCGATCACAAACCAAGAAACATGCTT CGAAGCCGTACCCATACCGAGGTGAACTGACAGAAGAAAGGGAATTGGATTACGTGAATCAATCAAAGCCGCCAAGGTCCAATCTTCGAGAGACCCACACCGAATACAGCAGTCCACATCCGCAGCCAAAGCCTCGTAAAAGCacggaaaggggagagagaatgcgCGAAGGAGAGAGAGCGTGCAGTGAAGAAAGGAAGCAGGGAGGCAGGAACCGGCCGAGGGAAGGCGGGGTGCGGACTGGTGGCACAACACCAAGAGTGAATACCTACGGGGGAAAGACACCACAGCGAGGAGACGGACCACCAAAAACAGTAGCTAAAGAACCTAGGGGAAGAAGAGGGCCTGTGCCCATCCCTCCTGAGTGA